The following coding sequences are from one Penaeus monodon isolate SGIC_2016 chromosome 21, NSTDA_Pmon_1, whole genome shotgun sequence window:
- the LOC119586171 gene encoding titin-like, with the protein MVFYSLALDMETHALLCNTLHNLLNMTYKTFLNELRQQVHIDAVTYTLVQAVWNGWMSFANDPAAMQKLEKVRTSKMSSKVVKDVLGRYVKSCPREHQKAISDWIKRGSLRKHKTGGNFPNVTLACFSPLKPEYLAKFEDVSPKWSEETEWIKDVASEDDMIYAPHGIDMIFQDWDFAMVSRNLKKEGNMIDMYLKFLTQVFAKASHKLLRSNQVTLTFIRSNVRDLAKGPLPFKGRFDRIATGIHADLLGTPFILQELGSLLRTDNIYARLLTHHRVWSLCLDWRSDQQAREMCHKSLKSNRPPDPIMMLSTRWATFRHFLQAELLHHLHVLDRRPLETENVLPFRNVSHAYDMVMSDYTRQLNHIVPFRFRPEKRMISMVDSRLHTLEWHRIGRSRRASAPMPANPAPPPRVLPTSCHDYDPASRYVDNLITLSRNSPVPSICSYQAPDSRPGSRGCSREGSMSPCPPDHVVLRDEHQSRSRVSTRARPRSLYVPTRCKSPLLSPEFDFWEHQNLIKERRSTSAARAYSEIPEGISRRVQQALQAELKQVTSRAKSAPTSPLTDCKAKVVREKASAFERGSAARSTYPEPRRSVDPITPSTPVKKLVSMFSKAFAAKEKEAELIKPLKRSNSFHGRRRSFENDELKKEERKDYTNSLKFNRGKTADSKHPEFNIVQEIGMSTFPRRARPHSVATSNFSYLEGGVARERQHDTLDTRKGERKEEPKKLASTHTSCSPRLKRGGHIKNFIAGLNTLTVSPVMPRANTQQKKKELRETISVMRDDLRLVNLRPGSPRLPSPVSGTPPYDSIETMDWPENTSSRPSVSTGESSDQSYSRKSMPDEQKDLKGTHPREAPPSPSPSLSSKLGSLRRAFKKIPQEPEYSAPPLYVTKSPTFTLQMPEQVKTEPRAIPEKYQHPEIFKMESPATVEAAAPIIVTATSPISIQRPMRPEDIFSPKSSPLQTQMHLHDLRMQQIQKSLKENETAPPKEEEVKPADEGETITDEPLAPPQSISIECRGTNCCTVDTFTQNIQEVVATGDKMTDEESTMSPEEFMCITSVSMSSSLTEADMEVSELFSHDESFCPIKESKSDIIGIKGAKCIEQNDEEEAAVTEKEDEPTNDDEMLPESDKKNEMEYDANDEKDESKEEIPEDHVSEQKDETPPELPKQTSPQVDEQCTPSVFKMVEHFAQRIQAEQQLIERPVSPKTENVLRRSRWSQIYDDPVCQSKDTSAILEDDDKKVVQDCHSSEQQYSEASEASNDLASVQRKIAEIQTEGITMKTSDTNLEDAKTEDGSSEQDAKSQDEKSVEIEIDVPPVKPFPVETYTPKRSSSLRTTPVREISTTPVNKMVEQFAMRIKAQSLPASPRSPRPLSIGTLIQQDFLRLYSTSPTMDDKPEDDGNEQMSQPNNERFEETMFELSDDEEQKKPKVDADASKSSAIKAEPVKKASDTDVVVKMRSQKSRSRKETKRNRDSKNNELRHEFLQKIRGLTESPIPQERMKYDAIKATLAEGKKDLNDDDKAFSEELASVKALASSPNLDDMTVVNYRVEVDTLPAMDEVAVPPVATSDGPSAIAVVADKECTGTDGDAQELCSTDYGKGSEETTQLTGRNTPPPLPGGSRLPKEGRGTSSAISPNNSLKKKSVKKKVIETDVSAQRANFLKSSMGGRLDRLSFRNFVKSGINNENTAPEKPVSPVKSSSYQVVEHTSSTEVSADEYKANPGSVEEAVEAISFLTPEDKLPREKLIRKFTLYDDDTPDTGDEGITSQTPKQKVFVRRKRLQSVRSASDIGNKESSKTTSGSSVAEKISNLEKKHEELTRETVENRLEKKTITGWAEARQSPQHDMKHIDEAKRSRQLEEDQETKSETSETSVDSARDIRRFMWGSLKRKKKHSPSKTKKEEVKISENQLFTAEDPANKALQDKNSKVSAYKFFFDRKKNKSEEEPCPTVVSVESPDCETPPSDPDPSSKGDTTPTIIAMVPKHKTKEPVQEEVSVHEEFVLCRNKTPPPETPPKPLRKSSPYREETFPTARSPRTRTKLVTDRKETSETLPPHIEEIASYTSVESLEDILSSATDTLSPNANFFENSGEEYFECTEESSSLQDETEVFLNDTYSSTDEVSHVNLDDGVEVRPRAGVLKTSRDRSRESRRSLRVSWGDLPERMDSPVVWEKNNQQDEDVAFQREDADQMEDKTYRVTQL; encoded by the exons ATGGTGTTTTACTCCCTGGCTCTGGACATGGAAACGCATGCTTTACTCTGCAACACGCTCCACAACCTTCTCAATATGACGTATAAGACTTTCCTGAATGAGCTCCGACAACAG GTCCACATCGATGCCGTCACATACACCCTCGTTCAAGCTGTGTGGAATGGATGGATGAGCTTTGCCAACGACCCAGCAGCGATGCAAAAACTTGAGAAAGTGCGAACGTCCAAAATGTCGAGCAAAGTGGTCAAGGACGTTCTGGGTCGCTATGTGAAGTCCTGCCCGCGAGAACACCAGAAGGCCATCTCCGACTGGATCAAGAGGGGTTCGCTGAGGAAGCACAAAACCGGTGGAAACTTCCCCAACGTCACCCTCGCGTGCTTCAGTCCGCTCAAGCCCGAGTATCTGGCTAAGTTTGAGGACGTGAGTCCCAAATGGTCTGAGGAGACGGAATGGATCAAGGACGTGGCCTCTGAGGACGACATGATCTACGCTCCTCACGGCATCGACATGATATTCCAAGATTGGGATTTTGCAATGGTGTCCCGAAATTTGAAGAAGGAGggtaatatgatagatatgtatctCAAGTTTCTCACACAGGTGTTTGCTAAGGCTAGTCACAAACTCTTACGTTCGAACCAAGTTACTCTGACCTTTATCCGTTCAAATGTTCGTGATCTGGCTAAGGGACCTTTACCATTTAAGGGAAGATTTGACAGGATTGCTACAGGCATTCATGCTGACCTCTTGGGCACACCTTTTATTCTACAAGAGTTGGGAAGCCTTCTGCGGACAGATAACATCTATGCCCGTTTGCTGACACACCATCGTGTGTGGTCTCTGTGTCTAGACTGGCGAAGTGACCAGCAGGCAAGGGAAATGTGCCATAAGAGTCTGAAAAGCAATCGTCCTCCAGACCCCATTATGATGCTTTCAACACGATGGGCGACTTTCAGGCACTTTTTGCAGGCAGAACTCCTTCACCATCTTCATGTACTGGACCGACGACCCCTCGAGACAGAAAATGTTTTGCCATTCCGGAATGTGAGCCATGCATATGACATGGTGATGTCGGATTACACTCGCCAGCTCAATCACATTGTGCCTTTCAGATTCCGGCCTGAGAAGAGAATGATAAGCATGGTAGACTCTCGCCTCCATACGCTGGAATGGCATCGCATCGGGCGCAGTCGAAGGGCTTCAGCTCCCATGCCAGCAAACCCTGCACCTCCCCCAAGGGTCCTACCTACTTCTTGCCATGACTATGACCCAGCATCTCGATATGTAGATAATCTGATTACCCTGTCAAGAAATTCTCCTGTACCATCTATCTGCTCCTATCAAGCACCTGACAGCCGACCTGGCAGTCGTGGATGCAGTCGTGAGGGTTCCATGTCCCCTTGTCCTCCTGACCATGTAGTACTCAGAGATGAGCACCAGTCACGATCGCGAGTAAGCACCCGGGCACGTCCACGGAGTCTATATGTGCCTACTCGCTGCAAGAGTCCTCTACTCTCACCAGAATTTGACTTTTGGGAACACCAAAACCTCATAAAGGAGAGACGTAGCACTTCTGCAGCTCGAGCTTACAGTGAAATTCCAGAAGGGATCAGCCGCCGTGTCCAGCAAGCACTTCAAGCTGAGTTGAAGCAAGTAACAAGTCGAGCTAAAAGTGCGCCAACTTCTCCCCTGACAGATTGCAAAGCAAAAGTTGTCAGAGAGAAAGCTAGTGCATTTGAGCGAGGTTCGGCCGCTCGCTCAACATATCCAGAACCTCGCAGAAGTGTAGATCCAATTACCCCTAGTACTCCAGTGAAGAAACTTGTGTCAATGTTTTCAAAAGCATTTGCTGCCAAGGAAAAGGAGGCTGAACTTATTAAACCACTTAAAAGAAGCAACAGTTTCCATGGTCGGCGGCGTTCATTTGAAAATGACGAACTCAAGAAAGAGGAACGAAAGGATTACACAAATTCACTGAAATTCAATCGTGGCAAGACTGCAGATTCAAAACATCCAGAATTTAACATTGTGCAAGAAATTGGGATGAGCACCTTTCCCCGCAGGGCTCGACCTCATTCTGTGGCTACAAGCAACTTTTCTTATTTAGAGGGGGGCGTTGCAAGAGAGAGACAGCATGACACCCTGGATACAAGGAAaggcgagagaaaagaagaaccAAAGAAACTGGCTTCCACGCATACTAGTTGCAGTCCTCGTCTCAAGAGAGGTGGACACATAAAGAACTTTATTGCAGGACTGAACACACTAACAGTGAGTCCCGTGATGCCACGTGCCAatacacaacaaaagaaaaaggaactgcGTGAGACCATCAGTGTTATGAGAGATGACCTCAGGCTGGTGAATCTAAGACCAGGAAGCCCAAGACTCCCAAGTCCTGTCTCTGGTACGCCGCCCTACGACTCTATCGAGACCATGGACTGGCCAGAAAACACCTCCAGCAGGCCAAGTGTATCAACAGGTGAGTCCTCAGATCAGAGCTATTCTCGAAAGAGTATGCCAGACGAACAAAAGGATTTGAAAGGTACACACCCAAGGGAAGCACCACCAAGCCCATCACCTTCACTCTCCTCAAAACTAGGTAGCCTTAGGAgggcctttaaaaaaattccacAGGAACCAGAGTATAGCGCCCCTCCTTTGTATGTCACAAAGTCGCCCACCTTCACACTACAGATGCCAGAGCAAGTCAAAACAGAACCTCGTGCAATACCTGAGAAATATCAGCATCCGGAAATTTTCAAAATGGAATCTCCTGCAACAGTTGAGGCAGCTGCACCAATCATCGTCACAGCTACTAGTCCCATTAGCATACAAAGACCGATGAGACCAGAGGATATCTTTTCCCCTAAATCCTCCCCCCTCCAAACCCAGATGCACTTACATGACCTCCGGATGCAACAGATTCAGAAGTCCCTGAAGGAAAACGAAACTGCTCCgccaaaggaggaagaggtgaagccTGCAGATGAAGGTGAGACAATAACAGATGAACCTCTAGCACCTCCTCAAAGTATATCAATTGAATGCAGGGGAACTAATTGCTGCACTGTGGATACttttacacaaaacatacaagaaGTGGTTGCTACTGGTGATAAAATGACTGATGAAGAGAGTACAATGTCTCCTGAAGAATTCATGTGTATAACCTCGGTCTCTATGTCATCATCACTAACGGAAGCTGACATGGAGGTGTCAGAACTGTTTTCACATGATGAGTCCTTCTGTCCGATAAAAGAGTCTAAAAGTGACATCATTGGCATCAAAGGTGCAAAATGTATTGAACAAAATGATGAAGAGGAAGCTGCTGTTACTGAAAAAGAGGATGAACCCACTAATGACGATGAAATGCTTCCTGAATCtgacaaaaagaatgaaatggaatatgatgctaatgatgaaaaagatgaatcTAAAGAGGAAATTCCTGAGGACCATGTATCAGAGCAAAAGGATGAAACTCCACCAGAATTACCCAAACAGACATCACCTCAGGTTGATGAACAATGCACCCCTTCAGTATTCAAGATGGTGGAACACTTTGCTCAGCGAATTCAGGCAGAACAGCAGCTGATTGAGCGACCAGTAAGCCCAAAGACTGAAAATGTGCTGAGAAGATCAAGATGGAGTCAAATATATGATGATCCTGTCTGCCAGAGCAAAGATACTTCAGCCATACTAGAAGACGATGACAAAAAGGTCGTTCAAGACTGCCATAGTAGCGAACAGCAATACTCTGAGGCTTCAGAAGCATCGAATGATCTTGCGAGTGTACAAAGGAAAATAGCCGAGATTCAGACAGAGGGGATTACTATGAAAACTAGTGACACGAATCTAGAAGATGCTAAGACAGAGGATGGATCGTCCGAACAGGATGCTAAAAGTCAGGATGAAAAAAGTGTGGAGATAGAGATCGATGTCCCTCCTGTAAAGCCCTTTCCAGTGGAGACTTACACACCAAAGCGGTCTTCAAGCCTGCGCACAACACCCGTGAGGGAAATTTCAACCACTCCTGTAAACAAGATGGTGGAACAATTCGCCATGAGAATAAAGGCACAGTCCCTGCCCGCTTCTCCACGCTCGCCTCGGCCCCTTTCCATTGGTACTCTCATTCAACAGGACTTCCTGCGCCTGTATTCAACATCTCCTACCATGGATGATAAACCTGAAGACGATGGAAATGAACAAATGTCTCAACCTAATAATGAACGTTTTGAGGAAACTATGTTTGAATTATCAGACGATGAAGAGCAAAAGAAGCCTAAAGTCGACGCTGACGCTAGTAAAAGCAGTGCTATAAAAGCAGAGCCTGTGAAAAAGGCAAGTGATACTGATGTTGTTGTGAAGATGAGAAGCCAGAAATCTAGatcaagaaaagaaacaaaaagaaatagagactCAAAAAATAACGAACTGCGTCATGAATTCCTTCAAAAGATTCGGGGTCTCACGGAGAGTCCGATTCCACAGGAAAGAATGAAATACGATGCAATCAAAGCCACACTGGCTGAAGGGAAGAAAGACCTGAATGATGATGACAAGGCATTTTCTGAGGAGCTGGCCAGTGTGAAGGCTTTGGCGAGTTCTCCAAACTTAGATGACATGACAGTGGTAAACTATAGGGTTGAAGTCGACACTTTACCCGCCATGGACGAAGTTGCAGTTCCTCCGGTTGCGACAAGTGATGGCCCTAGTGCCATTGCTGTCGTGGCTGACAAGGAGTGCACAGGGACGGATGGAGATGCTCAGGAATTATGTTCGACAGATTATGGTAAAGGCAGCGAGGAAACCACACAGCTGACTGGAAGAAATACTCCGCCGCCATTACCCGGCGGCTCGAGATTGCCAAAGGAGGGGCGGGGAACGAGTAGCGCGATCTCCCCTAACaattcactaaaaaaaaagtcggttaaaaaaaaagttattgagaCAGACGTGTCGGCCCAAAGAGCAAATTTCCTTAAATCTAGCATGGGCGGCAGACTAGACAGACTATCCTTTCGAAATTTCGTGAAGTCAGGCATCAACAACGAAAACACAGCACCAGAAAAACCTGTGAGTCCTGTGAAGAGTAGCAGTTATCAGGTAGTGGAACACACATCCAGCACTGAAGTGTCAGCAGACGAATACAAAGCTAATCCAGGTTCTGTCGAGGAGGCAGTAGAGGCTATCTCTTTCTTGACGCCTGAGGATAAGCTGCCAAGAGAGAAGCTAATCCGGAAATTTACTCTTTACGATGACGACACTCCGGATACAGGAGACGAAGGAATTACGTCCCAAACGCCGAAACAAAAGGTctttgtcaggagaaaaagacTGCAGAGTGTACGTTCGGCCTCTGATATTGGAAATAAAGAATCCTCAAAAACAACGAGCGGATCCTCAGTGGCAGAAAAAATCTCCAACTTAGAAAAGAAACACGAGGAATTAACAAGGGAAACAGTTGAAAACAGACTCGAAAAGAAAACGATCACAGGCTGGGCTGAAGCGAGGCAGTCACCACAGCATGACATGAAACACATTGATGAAGCTAAAAGAAGCCGACAGTTAGAAGAGGATCAGGAAACGAAGTCGGAAACCTCCGAGACCTCTGTCGATAGTGCCAGAGACATAAGACGATTCATGTGGGGAAgtttgaaaaggaagaaaaaacattcaCCTTCAAAAACCAAGAAAGAGGAAGTTAAAATAAGCGAAAATCAGTTGTTCACTGCAGAAGACCCTGCAAATAAGGCTTTACAAGATAAAAACAGCAAGGTTTCGGCGTACAAATTTTTCTTtgacagaaaaaagaacaaaagtgaagAGGAACCCTGCCCAACTGTTGTGAGTGTCGAAAGCCCAGACTGCGAGACTCCGCCCTCTGACCCCGATCCCTCCAGCAAAGGTGACACGACGCCGACCATTATTGCCATGGTCCCAAAACATAAAACCAAAGAACCCGTTCAGGAAGAAGTATCCGTCCACGAAGAATTTGTACTATGTAGAAATAAGACTCCACCTCCAGAGACTCCTCCAAAACCCTTGAGAAAATCTTCTCCTTACAGAGAAGAAACTTTTCCTACAGCGAGGTCTCCTAGAACGCGAACTAAACTTGTCACTGACAGAAAAGAAACCAGTGAAACTCTTCCACCACATATAGAAGAGATCGCGTCCTACACGAGCGTAGAGTCATTAGAGGATATATTGTCTAGCGCCACCGATACCTTATCGCCGAATGCCAACTTCTTCGAGAACAGCGGAGAGGAATACTTCGAGTGCACGGAGGAGAGCTCGTCGTTACAGGATGAGACAGAAGTCTTCCTGAACGACACGTACTCATCCACCGACGAAGTCTCGCATGTGAATTTAGATGACGGGGTCGAGGTGCGGCCCAGGGCGGGCGTGCTCAAGACTAGCCGGGATCGAAGTCGCGAGTCCCGCCGAAGCCTACGTGTCTCCTGGGGTGATCTGCCGGAGAGGATGGACTCCCCCGTGGTTTGGGAGAAGAACAACCAGCAGGATGAAGATGTTGCTTTCCAGCGTGAAGATGCCGATCAAATGGAGGACAAGACTTATAGAGTCACGCAACTTTAG